Proteins co-encoded in one Papaver somniferum cultivar HN1 chromosome 5, ASM357369v1, whole genome shotgun sequence genomic window:
- the LOC113281931 gene encoding uncharacterized protein LOC113281931 isoform X2 — translation MYDNSEDKWTQYNSMKSSDGKDRNLPKALEMQAKVAVVCAIEWAITLSCRKIVINSDSQSVVADFKSGNIPWFIKARWLKASAIVLHMNANS, via the exons ATGTATGATAATTCAGAAGATAAGTGGACGCAGTACAACTCCATGAAGTCTAGTGATGGAAAAGATAGAAACCTACCTAAAGCATTAGAAATG CAAGCGAAAGTGGCAGTTGTGTGTGCTATTGAATGGGCAATTACTCTATCTTGCAGAAAGATTGTCATCAACTCAGACTCTCAATCAGTAGTAGCAGATTTCAAGTCTGGGAATATTCCCTGGTTCATCAAAGCTAGATGGCTCAAAGCTT CTGCTATTGTGCTACATATGAATGCAAATTCATGA
- the LOC113281931 gene encoding uncharacterized protein LOC113281931 isoform X1, translating into MYDNSEDKWTQYNSMKSSDGKDRNLPKALEMQAKVAVVCAIEWAITLSCRKIVINSDSQSVVADFKSGNIPWFIKARWLKACKYLSEILYTHCYREINFSADSLA; encoded by the exons ATGTATGATAATTCAGAAGATAAGTGGACGCAGTACAACTCCATGAAGTCTAGTGATGGAAAAGATAGAAACCTACCTAAAGCATTAGAAATG CAAGCGAAAGTGGCAGTTGTGTGTGCTATTGAATGGGCAATTACTCTATCTTGCAGAAAGATTGTCATCAACTCAGACTCTCAATCAGTAGTAGCAGATTTCAAGTCTGGGAATATTCCCTGGTTCATCAAAGCTAGATGGCTCAAAGCTTGTAAGTACTTATCTGAAATTCTCTACACTCACTGCTATAGAGAAATCAATTTCTCTGCTGACAGTTTGGCTTAG